Proteins from one Oncorhynchus gorbuscha isolate QuinsamMale2020 ecotype Even-year linkage group LG18, OgorEven_v1.0, whole genome shotgun sequence genomic window:
- the LOC124003288 gene encoding LOW QUALITY PROTEIN: protein CBFA2T2-like (The sequence of the model RefSeq protein was modified relative to this genomic sequence to represent the inferred CDS: deleted 2 bases in 2 codons) — translation MVGIPGAFQYSGEKKTPAMPGSPVDVKTHSKPAPSSSATMPPLPSINPSGPRPASFSSTTLTNGIHHSPPMLNAVPSPPQRYSNGPSSSSSSSLANQQLPATCGARQLSKLKRFLTTLQQFGNDISPEIGESVRNLVLALVNSTVTIEEFHSRLQEATNFPLRPFVIPFLKANLPLLQRELLHCARAAKQTPAQYLSQHEHLLLSTTLASPPDSSELLLEPSERDLATKRHSPNRAKENGFHERPPAPLEPPTKRICTISPAPRHSPAHPLALSAQLHPTPPPLQHYALEDIAPPHLLHRESSHRILELRELKDRPRLPGTNGGYREEPVDHRLTDREWADEWRHLDHVLNCIVDMVEKTRRSVAVLRRCQESDREELNYWRRRSSEQEDPRKGGAATMPAPFSKTHSPHTAEGLTNESQRDFVPRPGSGYVPDEIWRKAEEAVNEVKRQAMDEVQKAVAEAEQKAFEMITAERAKMEKTLSEAKRKATEDAIQVINEQEDSSECCWNCGRKASETCSGCNAARYCGSFCQHKDWERHHLICSPGLQAQPKPVSAITAARVAAAAADVTTGVKAPESVPTAASPGGTRGRLPLAPPPRPLLHQCQRATGTKTRTMEGGSDTASHSSWPPFPFSSRSVVRDCS, via the exons ACAGTGGAGAGAAGAAGACCCCTGCCATGCCCGGCTCTCCTGTGGATGTCAAGACTCATTCCAAACCAGCCCCCAGCAGCAGTGCCACCATGCCCCCCCTGCCCTCCATCAACCCCAGCGGGCCCCGGCcagcctccttctcctccaccacaC TGACCAATGGGATCCACCACTCCCCACCCATGCTGAACGCCGTGCCCTCGCCGCCCCAGCGCTACAGCAACGGGCCtagctcctcttcttcctcctcgcTGGCCAATCAGCAGCTCCCGGCCACGTGCGGCGCCAGGCAGCTCAGCAAGCTCAAACGCTTCCTGACGACGCTGCAGCAGTTCGGCAACGACATCTCGCCTGAAATCGGAGAGAGCGTCCGCAACCTGGTGCTGGCCCTCGTG AATTCAACGGTCACCATCGAGGAGTTCCACTCGCGGCTCCAAGAGGCCACCAACTTCCCCCTGAGACCCTTCGTCATTCCCTTCCTCAAG gcCAACCTGCCACTGCTGCAGAGGGAGTTGCTCCACTGTGCACGTGCAGCCAAGCAGACCCCGGCCCAGTACCTGTCCCAACACGAGCACCTCTTGCTCAGCACCACACTGGCCTCGCCCCCCGACTCCTCAGAACTGCTGCTGGAGCCCAGCGAGAGAGACTTGGCCACCAAGAGACACAGCCCTAACAG GGCCAAAGAGAATGGCTTCCACGAGCGCCCGCCCGCCCCC CTGGAGCCACCAACCAAGCGCATCTGCACCATCAGCCCTGCGCCCCGCCACAGCCCGGCCCACCCCCTGGCCCTCAGCGCTCAGCTGCATCCCACGCCGCCCCCACTGCAACACTACGCCCTCGAGGACATC GCACCCCCCCACCTACTGCACCGCGAGAGCAGCCACCGGATACTGGAGCTCCGCGAGCTCAAGGACAGGCCTAGACTACCAG GCACTAACGGAGGCTACCGCGAGGAGCCCGTGGACCACAGGCTGACAGACCGAGAGTGGGCCGACGAGTGGAGGCATCTGGATCAT GTGTTGAACTGCATCGTGGACATGGTGGAGAAGACGCGGCGCTCGGTGGCCGTGCTCCGCCGCTGCCAGGAGTCAGATCGCGAGGAGCTCAACTACTGGCGGCGGCGCTCCAGCGAGCAGGAGGACCCCCGCAAGGGTGGGGCTGCCACCATGCCCGCCCCCTTCTCCAAGACCCACAGCCCCCACACGGCCGAGGGACTCACCAATG AATCCCAGAGAGATTTTGTGCCGCGGCCTGGCTCGGGTTATGTGCCGGATGAGATCTGGAGAAAAGCTG AAGAGGCAGTGAATGAAGTGAAGCGTCAGGCCATGGACGAGGTGCAGAAGGCTGTGGCCGAGGCGGAGCAGAAGGCCTTTGAAATGATCACGGCCGAGCGCGCCAAGATGGAGAAGACTCTGTCTGAGGCCAAGAGGAAGGCCACAGAGGACGCCATACAGGTCATCAACGAGCAGGAGGACTCCAGCGAG tgcTGCTGGAACTGCGGGCGCAAGGCCAGCGAGACGTGCAGCGGTTGCAATGCGGCGCGCTACTGCGGCTCCTTCTGCCAACACAAGGACTGGGAGCGCCACCACCTCATCTGCAGCCCTGGCCTGCAAGCCCAGCCCAAGCCTGTGTCCGCCATCACCGCGGCCAGGGTGGCCGCAGCCGCTGCAGACGTTACCACAGGGGTCAAGGCCCCAGAGAGTGTACCAACCGCTGCCAGCCCTGGGGGGACAAGGGGTCGATTGCCTCTCGCTCCTCCACCCCGTCCACTCCTGCATCAGTGTCAGAGAGCAACGGGCACTAAGACTAGGACCATGGAGGGTGGTAGTGATACTGCCTCTCACTCAAGTTGGCCTCCGTTCCCCTTTTCTTCCCGTTCTGTGGTTCGTGACTGTTCATAA